catgttttttttcatgatcaccttgaaaatgaaatgtagCAGTTTTAGATTTCACATTATTTTCAACTTCCTCTTCCTGGGCCCATCACTTCCTCCAGGCCTGCAGGAGCAGTTCCACCACAGCATCAGCCAGTTTAGCCCTGCTTCTTCAGTGCTTTTAGccccatttcccattttctccacGTGACAGACATGAACACCACACAGCACCAGCTCTGTCACACCACTGCCCAGCCTTGTTCTGACCCTTCCCTAGGCTATGGGCAGGGATTAAAAGGTTGAAAAGCAGACAAGAGGCTTGAGGAGTCCACCTCAGTTCCAACAGCACAGTGTTGCAGTGTTGGAGCACACCATGGTGTGTGCAACTGAACTAAAAGCAGGAGTAACTCAGGGAACAGcctcccacagcacagaaaattaatgTGTGTTGGAAAAGCAGAATCTGGTAACTGGATGCCAGCATTCATTTATATTATAATGTGTGTGTTCCTACTGCAGAGTCAGGGTGCATGAAGGCCATGGTTTACACCTACACTCCCCATGTGCTTTGCTGTAAGACATGCTGGGGCTCAGGAGCAGCTATCTTGGGGTGCCCTGTGCTACATGAGGGACAGATGTGTGAGAACAGGTGGCCTgttagagccccttccagcccagtTTCTGCTGTGACTGTGTGAGCCAGATGTGGCCACCCTGGGTGACAGCATGTCCTTGTTGTGCAGATGTGGAAAGCAGTTGTGGGACACAACGTGTCCGTGAAAGTGGAGGCTCAGGGAGACGACTGGGACACGGACCCCGATTTCGTGGTGAGTGTCTGGTGTGGAAACTGTTATGCTGATGGTGTGAAGAGCTCCAggccctgggctcctgctgctggtgcgGGGCTTGGGGCTTGGGGCTcggcagggctgcagcactgctggcagggtAGGATCAGCCGAGTGCCATCACCCCTTGCAGGCACTGTCAGGTCACCTGTCTGAGACACTTCTGACACATCTCCAGGTTTAGACTCCAGAACGTCCTACACCATTGCATACCCCATGTCTGACCACAAGCAATGGCACCTAAGGAGTACAGAATATGCAGGGTTTCTTAAACCTGCTTGTTTAAGAAACTCCCTTGTTACAAGGGTAACTCCCTTGTCCTTTCCACAACATATGTTACAAGACACAGCAAACAAATTTTCTCTGTCCTACATTGTTTGTAACTGTACAGGATGCAGCATTTCcctaatttatcttttttccagATTAAAAATCCTACTCTGCTTACAGTCAGCTTGTGCAGGTGCAGCTATGTGCCTCTTACACTCGTTTTCTATCTACTTCAGCTCTGAGTTGAGCTGGTGAGAGAGCAGAAGGGTTCAGCCTGGGGAACCCTCTGCATTCATACAGGATCATGATTTTTcgttttccatttgtttctctATTACTTTCCCAACAAGCCTCTCTTGTTGGACAAGAGTCCTGTGTTTGTAGTCTTACCTAATTATTTCCAGTAAGAAATTCTAGTTTGGGGCAGAAAATCAAATTCCTTTCTCATAGTTTCAAGTTATTAATGTTTTAGGAAAAAGCTACACTGTCAAATTTTTTTGCTTACTTTATCTCTTCTATTTGTGTAAGCATTCAGACTAAGCGTGAACACAATAAGACTTTGTATTAACTTTTGATTCTATTTCATATATACATCTTTTCAGCTTCATTGTATATTAGGAAATACTTTATTGATGCTTCACTTTATCGAATATATGTTCAGAGCTTCCACAAACCTACCACACAAGGCTGTGATGGCCAGGCCCGAGGGCTGGGGTCACCGTGCTTTCTCGAGTGATTCCCCGAACAGTGAATTCCGCGCATGCCGGTGTCACCCGGCTCTGCGGAGTGCGCCGGAGacctcggcccggcccggcggggacGGGGTGCGGGACCCCCGGGCCGTGCCTGGGCCGACGGAGCGCAGCGAGCCCGTGCGGGCTGGGGCTGACGGCCGCCCTTCGTCCGCAGAACGACATCTCCGAGCGGGAGCAGCGCTGGGGAGCCAAAACCATCGAGGGCTCTGGCCGCGCTGGGCACATCGAGTGAgtgcggcggggccggggccggggccggggcatGGGGGGAGCGGTCCCGCGGGCACAGCACGGGCCGTGCCGGGGTCAGCACGGGCCCTGCCCGGGGACAGAACGGGCCCTGCCGGGGACAGAACGGGCCCTGCCCGGGGACAGCACGGGCCCTGCCGGGGTCAGAACGGGCCCTGCCGGGACAGAACGGGCCCTGCCGGGACAGAACGGGCCCTGCCGGGGTCAGAACGGGCCCTGCCGGGGTCAGCACGGGCCCTGCCGGGGTCAGCACGGGCCCTGCCGGGGTCAGCACGGGCCCTGCCGGGGACAGCACGGGCCGTGCCGGGGTCAGCACGGGCCCTGCCGGGGTCAGCACGGGCCGTGCCGGGGTCAGCACGGGCTCTGCCGGGGTCAACACAATTACGGGCCCCGCGGGCACAGGGCCGGGAGCCTCCGTGGGCCCCATTCTGCGGCTCTTGGCCGGGTCGCAGCCCACAGCCGTGGGGGATCGGGGCCCGAACACCTGCACAtggggctgcccggggctgacccgcagcacagctccctcggggcagccctgcaggaaaaaggaaggtgTGGGGTCCTGAGAAGGTCGGGATGTAGCCCAGaacagggctgcaggagaggggcGGGATGTCCCCGTGAGCCCACTGGTCCCTTGCCAGACCCCAGGGGAGCCCAGCGcaggcagctggtgctgcctgtATGTCCTGCTGGGCTTTGGTTCTGCAGAATCCCACACCCACCTGCCCTGTCTCTGTCTCCAGCATCCATCAGCTGAGGAACAAGGTATCAGAGGAACATGAGGTCATCAAGAAGAAGGAGCTGGAGACTGGCCCCAAGGCATCCTATGGCTATGGGGGCAAATTTGGAACAGAGCGAGACCGAATGGATAAGGTAACAGCTGTGGGAGGCTTCCCTGAGCCTCAGTGGAGAAGTGCTTTAATCCTAAAGGAGGGGGTATCTGTTTTCTGGCCTGACCCTGAAGGGAAAGTATGGAGAGTTTGCATGGCTTCACAGATTCACACATGTCCAGCTAGCCCATACTCTGTCTCCAGAATCTGTTTGAATTCATTTGTGTAACTCATCTCTACAACTTTTTACAATGCTCCATTTAGCTGTGAAAGGCTTTCTGGGGCTGTTCAAGCCTGCTACATAACAATTAAATCTGGGGCCTCCCTACTTGTGCTTGCAGACTAATGTGTAGTAATTCCCTCCCCATATTCTGCATTACAGAGCTCATATCTCCCTGAGATAAAGCCCTAGACATCAGATCTGGTCTATGTTTTGTGATAATCATTATCACACTTCTTCATGCACCTTTTGGCATTTAATGCTTCTTTCTCAGAAGTGAGATGTTTAGATTGAAGTAGAGTTCCATAGGTGTGGTCACTGTGGGATTGAACAATACCTGGATGGCAGGGTGAGAAAGACTGTCCTCAAAAattccctgctctccttgcCAGAGCTGTTGTAGTCAGGAACTGCACATGCTCCTCAGGAGAAGGGGCAGAAGCTGAACACTTGCAGCATCCTGGTGTAACCGGACAAAGGCCAAGAAGTTGCTGAACAAAAGCACCCTCACTGTGGTCCAGCAGCGTCTGAGCACAGCTGTTCCATTTTGGCATAGAGCGTCTGTGGTTCCTGGCCACAGCACCTCAGCAGGGAGAGCGGGTTCCTGGCTTGGCCTGTGGCCAGGTTTGCTGGCCCTTGCTGTGAGatacagaaatgagaaatgagtgccagagctctgcctggagtTCTCGGCTGTATGTGCCTGTCTGCACTTTTCTCTTGTCTATCCTATGATTATCCACCATGCAACTCCACCAGCACTTGAGAGCAGGTGGCATTCAGCATCCCACACTTTGCTTCATGAGCGGGCAGTGGGGACATTTGTGAGATGACAGCTCTCAAGGCTCCTCCCAGGcctctgagctgagctgctgctggcaaaggccatgtgcagagcctgggcaccatcagcacagccagcttGGACCTGTTACCTGTGGCTGCGAGGGTGTCAGCAGtgtgtgggagcagctgtggtgcctCTGCCTGTCCACGGTGGATGCTCACGTCACGCTGTCTTTCCTCTCAGTGCGCAGTAGGACACGAGTACGTGGCTGATGTTGGGAAGCACTCCTCGCAGAcagatgcagcccagggcttTGGTGGCAAGTTCGGAGTCCAGCGGGACCGAGCCGACAAGGTGTGTTGGACAGTGCAGCTGAAATCCATACCTGTGGCCCGTGCTGGCCATGGAGCACTGCCACatgccagcctggggctgttcTCAAAGCTCAGGGCATGCAgggtgtgccctgtgccctggtCTCGCTGAAGCACGGCTCAGCTCTATGCTGGGCAGTGGCCCCACAGTGTGGGGCACCTGTGGAGGTGGCTGGTGTGCATTGCTGTGGTGGGCCTGTCCCACCCAGGCAGAACACTGTTTCTCCAGGGACTGGGGTGTTTGCCCCTGCATGCTGCAGCACAAGACAGGGAGCCAGTGACAGCCTGGCCCCAGGGGAGGAAGGCTGAGACCCATCCTGGCTCTGAGGATGATTGACAGTCCTCCACTTCTTGTTCCAGTCAGCACTGGGCTTTGAATACAAGAGCGAGGTGGAGAAACACTCGTCCCAGAAAGGCAAGTCCATGGGCACATGTGGCCCCTTGACCCTTTGCCCAGCTTCTCTTCTGCTCCCAGTATCCTGTGCTGTTGGCTGTGGCACAGTCTCCTGTCTCTTGTTTCAGATTTCTGTTCCCAGTCTATCTCCCTTGTGGCCCCATGTGCCGCTGTCCTTGGCAcgtctgttttcttctttcctcctggCCTGCTGTGTCTCCTGGTGCCCTGATCCCGTTTGCTTTGTGCCCCCATTCCTGTGGGCTCTCATCCATGGTGCTCCCTACCATCCACTCCATCCCCTCCAACCCTTCACTTTCTGTGGTGTTTTCCATagtctctgctgctgtcccttctccctgggggcctgccccagtgctgctccctaTCCTCTCCTCAGCAGCCCCATGCTGGGGGCAGCATTTGACTCCATGCTCCACCTCAGATTACTCCAAGGGCTTTGGTGGCCGTTACGGAGTGGAAAGGGATAAGGTGGACAAAGCAGCTGTGGGATTTGACTACAAGAGCCAGACAGAGAAGCATGATTCTCAGAAAGGTGAGCCCCGGCAGCCAGGTGAGCTGGGGAAAACTGGGGGTGCTGGAGGGGGtgggggagctggaggagccagctggggagggggagcaggcagtgtcagggctggagctggagactGTGTCCAATGGGACTATGGGCACTGTGCAGGGCATTTGCAATCTACTGCAAGAATGGTGGAAGAGCTACAGGGAGCTGTTGGGAACAGCCAGGTGATCAAAGCCATTGCACAGCGCATGGCTGCTAAAAAGAGTTCAGGCTaaaggaagaggagcagaagagttctgtgggcatAGGGATCTCTTGGACAGCATTATCACCACAGGGAGGGTGAAGGGGAAGGTCAGGCAGGTGCTAATAGCTGATGACATAtcccagggaggagggagggctgtTGCTGCTGGTGGGGAAATCTGGCCTTGTTCTATGTCTTTCTCTAAGTCCTGGGCATGGAAAACTTGTGAAAGCAGCCTGAGCTCACACTGCTGACACttgtctccttccctcccttgtGTGTTCTCTTCCATGCCCTGATCTGCATCCCTGTGGCTGAAGACTATTCTGTGGGCTTTGGTGGGAAGTTTGGGGTCCAGAGGGATCGTCAGGACAAGAATGCCCTTGGCTGGGACCATCAGGAAGAAGTGCAGCCCCACGCATCCCAAAGAGGTTGGGCAGTATTGCCAGAGGTGGTAGCAGTTTCCTTGGAGCACACACAGACCTGTGTCTGGAGCTTGTGGTTCATAGTAAGAGATCCAGCTGCTGAAAACAGAACGTGTCCAGCGCGTTGCAGACACAGTGAACCTCAAAGCACAAGGGCAGAGTAGGTGGGAGCTTGGATCAGTGGGGGACACGCAATGTGGGTCCCTCAGTCAGGACTCCCAGACTCTGCCATTCCCTGTGAGGGACGTTCCTAACCATGAGCTCATTGTAACCTCCCTGCCCTGATTCCGCCCAGATTTGCTCTTCGCACACATGAGACACACTCTGAAGTCACAAGTTCTCACAGAGGAATGAGGCAGTGCAGATCCCAGGAGTGCCTTGTGTGCAGCATGTTTGACCTCCCTGAACAGGGCCACGCTCCACCCAGGTGGGGTGAGTGGCCTCACCCTGGTGCCTTGGGCTCGGCTTGGCAGCTACAGCCCTGCACACCTGTGCCCTCAGCTGAAAGGAGGGAGGGATTAATCCTAAAAGCTACTGTCCAGAGCACTTAACTTTATCTGTGTCTCATCACAAATGGAATTAACTAGAGATAACACTTGCAAACTTATTTCACTGGTCACAGCATACTGAAGTCAGATGtgtgcacaaaataaaaaacactctaaaataactttttttttttttttttccatacagaCTATGCCAAGGGGTTTGGAGGCCGTTATGGAGTCCAGAAGGATAGAGTGGATAAGGTAAgactgctgcagcctgcaatTGCTTCCTTGTAACTGCTGCTTTTTGCCCAGCTGAAAGAGAAGAGATTCCCGCAGCGGAGCTGAGATCCCAGTAcccagagctggaaggaacTGGCCGAGTGTAAAATACCAGAGGGTGCAGAGGAATGCAGCCTGGGGAGACTGTAATGCAGGAGTTCTTCCTGGCACTCTGTCACCTCTCACTTCTCTGCTGTTTGTTACCCTCTGCAAGTTTTTCACTCCTATCAAGGAGTGCCTCATGGTCTGTTCAGGTGCTAAATCTTCCTGCACACCTTGACAAactccagcagggatgggattgGCATAGATCAATCCGCTGTGCATGAGAAGAGGTCACCAAGTGGTTGGTTCAGGTTTTCTGTTTGGGCTGACACTTCATCTACAGTCACATCTCAGAGTGAGGCCCTGAGATCAGTTCTGTGCTCAGCAGGCTGCCCTGAAGGCTTGGTCCCCAGAGGGGGTCCTGCGAGTGGCTGTGATCTGCATGGATGCGATAGCCTAAAAGATGCAGGACAAAAGATGCTTTAGGGCATTTGGAGGAGGAATGAGGGTGCCTTCCCTGAAACCTCCTTCCCTTgctgggggcacagggctgtgcttggTACAGCACCAGCATCACTGTCCTCGGGAGCTTGAGGAAGCAGGGGAGGATGCAGACACACTGAAACCCCCAACATGGTCCTGTCCATGCTGTGTGCTGGCTGGGCCTGCCACAGAGAGGGAATGTTGTCCTGCCCTCAGAAGAGATTAGCACTAGCTCTGAGTTTAACAGCAGCAAATGGAGGTGCACTGACAAAAGGCACACCTTGTATGTGGTCAAAAACAACATGCAAAAGCACATGGGGACTGGGTAAAAGGGTTGTGGCTCTTTGGGAGGCAGGATGCAGAGAGGAGATAAGCAGTTTGGCTGAAAGTGAACATGAATTTGTACATTTTAAGAATACTGAAGCATAAATAAACATGGTAAAAATAAGGATTATTTGGGCAAGTAACTAAATTTCAGATTTCCTGGTCCTCAGGAATGGAGAAATGCTGAATTCActgcaccagagcagagcataACAGACTCTCAGGCAGCCTGAACACCCCTTTAGTAAAGTTCTGGACACTCAGTATCAGACTAAGGctcacacaaaataaaaatgctgtcaTATAGACAGCATGTCCAGGCTTCTGTTGTGACCTGTGGACACCTGGTTCTGAGCCTGTGGGCTGGTTTACCTGCTTAGGTGTGTtttctgcaggaagagcagagctgctgtcagctATCGTAGCATGGGTCCCTGCTGGATAATAATTAGtattgactccatgattccagAAGGCTGATCAGTCACTTTATTATGCTATACTATGCTTATTAAGAAACTCATCATCCTTTACAGACAGTCTGATACAGACAGACCAGATTGGCCAATTCAATCTAAACACTATCACTAGTGGCCAATCAAGAAATCACCCTTTAGTAAACAAATCTTCATAACACATTCTACATGTTCACAACAAGTACAATaagtgaagataagaattgtttaacattcttttctctgatgttctcacagccttccccaggaaaatgCCTGGGAATGTTGTGCCTTGCTCtgtgtggccagagagctgctgccacagttGGCCACCAGCCTATTGTGACacctgcaggcagcacctgctgTAAAGCGTCAGGCTGAGAAGTGGGTCCTACCTGCTCATTCCTTTTTGCATGAAATAGTTTTCTCATGAAAGCAGATAAACCCTTAAGCCTTCTCTATCTCACTTTGGCTTTCCTGCACCCTCCCCACCAATCCTAATCCCGGTCcagcctctctccatccctcctgaAGCCGGTGTTGCTGCAGGTGTTTGCACActggtgctgctttccagcttgTGCCACTGCACACACGTGGCAGGTGAGGCAGTTGTGCATCCAGCAGGGAAGTGCTTTCAGGCCTCATGCCACGGGGAGTGCCAGGGTTGGATGCACAGTGTCTCTGGGCCTGGGGAAGAGGCCGATGGCCAGGCATCCCCCCAGGCACGCCCCCAGCTCCTTGCCATGGTACAGggagtgtccccagccctgctgtcctgtgtcactgctcAGCCTCCCCTGCTGGGCTCCACAGCATCTTTCCAGCTCTCAGTGCCTtctcctgggctgtgtcctTGGCTGGGGGGCAACAGGCGTatccccaggacagggaggtgTCAGAAGGGGGGACTGCAGCCAACAGCCtcccctgggccagggcaggtgTGCAGGTGAGGACAAACATGCCTGAGAACAAAGCTTGCCATCACCAGTACCCAAGCCAGCACTGGCATTGCCCAATGGGCTGAACAGTTCTTTTGCTTCCTCTTGCAGAGTGCTGCTGGCTTTGATGAGATGGCAGCTCCCACCTCCTCCTATGAGAAAACAAGACCCCTGGAAGCAGGTGAGACCTGAGTACCAGCCCTGGGCTTAGGAAGCTGTGGGCCTCACAGTCTCTCAGTGGCAGCCTGCTGGCAGGTGTGTGCTGTGGTAGGACAGGGGTTTAAcctgtgctggagggcaggagaaGGTGGCTGACTGCAAGTTTCTCTGGAAGAGGCAGAGGTCTGGGTTTCTTCTGGATGCTTGGGGTGGTGGAAGGAAGACGCAGGGCTGGTCAATCAGCTGTCTCCTCACAGGAGCCTCCAGCGGCACCAGCAGCCTGCGGCTGCGGTTTGAGCACATGGCCCAGTCggcagaggaggagagcaggaggcaggCTCGGGAGCACCggctggctcagcagcaggtgAGCCAGGGCTGTCTTGCCGTGTCCTCCAAGACTCGTGACACAGACTTTTCTTCGAAGCCTTGCAGCTCCATATTCTTCTGTCTGGTCTTTTGAGGGTAACCTCCTGCCTAAACTGCTTCCCTGCATCTGCCAAGAATGGCCACTGAGCTTTGCAGTTGTCACTGGACTTTTCTTTTCAGCACACCAAATACTCATACAGGGACATACCTGCATTCAACCTGTGCTCTGGCCTCAGCTTCTTTTGCCTCTGGTGCCTGGCAAACAGTGTGGTTactgctccccagcactgctgtcccagcagtCTGTGTGGGATGCATCCCAGCAAACTGGAGATGGCCCCCAGCTCCTGTGTTTACCTGCCTTCCCCCTGGTGCTGTTCCTGCACTCAGAGGACAGCGGCGTGTTGACAGTGGAGCTATCCCCTCCACATTGCTCCTCTTTGGGGCTGCCCAACTGTTGTCACCAACCTGCAAGTGCCCAGGCCCAGAGCAGGTTTGTAGGCGGAGGAGAACATTCTGAGTTGCTCTGTTGGGAATGTGAACAGCCATTGTTCAAAGGGACTGAGCAGTCTGGTGGCTTTTCTCTAGCAGGAAATCCCTCCAAGAGAGAAGGGGCACACTGGGACTGGGGCAGCCTCTCCAGCCGTGCCAGCAGGGGTACccgggggtgctgctggggaccAGCCCATGTCACCAGGAGAACAGGTACCaaggcagcctgggagagctggggaggggagcaggcagaggagattGCACCTCAGAGGAGCTATGCTTTatgtgcagccctgcaggaagaTGTGGAGCACAGCCACAGGGTGGGAGAGGCTTTGGAAGCATAAGGAGTAGCATTGGGCTGGGGATGGGCCATGGCTGCAGAGCACCTGACCCCATGGGACACTGCTGACCCCATGGGACAAGCTCTGGGAGCGAGTCAGTGCAGTGGCACTACCACGGGCTGTGCTGAAGTATGAACAGAGTTCAGACACGTGGGTCCTGAGGGTCTCCAGGACAATTCCCACTGCTGgttcagcacagccccagcagctcagctgtttACCTGGTGTGCAGGGGATGGTGTTCCATTTGTGCCCTGGCAGTGGTAAAGGGGCTGCCTTGTGTCAGGTGCTGGGTCAGGAAAGAGCTGCCTGTGGTGGGTGCCTTGCAAGTGACTTTGGTGTCACTTTCCCACCTCACAGCAGGAGGCCAAAAGGGAGGATGAAGAAGTACCACCCACTTTGCCACCAAGGCCAGCAGATCTGGATGCAGAGCCATGCAAGGTGCCCAGCCAGGGTCAGCCCACCTACAATGTAAGCTTGGATGTTGGTGGAGACTATGAGGAGTTGCCAGAGCCCTCTGACTACTGTGACATCACCAGTGGAAGTGCTGACTatgaggagctgccagccccgctGGGAAAGCTGGATGCCACCTATGACTTTGGAGGAGATGGAGGTGAAGACTATGAGGTGATCCTTCCTCAGGAGCCCAGACAGAGCCATCTCCAACTGGGTGAGTACTGATGGAATAGCCCATGTCTTGGGAAGCTTGTACCTGTCCACTAACCTCACTGGATGTATGGGACAAACTGCAAAGGGAATTTTTATCCTGAAATCTACTGTGGTCAGGATAGCAGCTTCTGGTGATGGAGACTTGGTTGTGTCCcactcccctgcccagctgtaaGGTGCAGATGAGCTGCATGGGATGCTGGTCCAGACAGCAGGAATCTGCTGGATCAGGGTCCAGGCAGGAGGCTGCCACAGGCCCGGGAGCAGCTGGATGTGGACCAATGCTCTTGCTGCAGTTTCCTGGCAAGttctgccctgcagcctggcgGTGCCTCTGGTTCAGCCCATTCATCATATGGCTGGTGTTCCTGGGACCTGCTCTGGTGGAGTCTCTGGTGTGAGGAGTGCAGGTAGCCTTTGTCCAAGCAC
The Motacilla alba alba isolate MOTALB_02 chromosome 1A, Motacilla_alba_V1.0_pri, whole genome shotgun sequence genome window above contains:
- the LOC119708864 gene encoding hematopoietic lineage cell-specific protein-like isoform X2 yields the protein MWKAVVGHNVSVKVEAQGDDWDTDPDFVNDISEREQRWGAKTIEGSGRAGHIDIHQLRNKVSEEHEVIKKKELETGPKASYGYGGKFGTERDRMDKCAVGHEYVADVGKHSSQTDAAQGFGGKFGVQRDRADKSALGFEYKSEVEKHSSQKDYSKGFGGRYGVERDKVDKAAVGFDYKSQTEKHDSQKDYSVGFGGKFGVQRDRQDKNALGWDHQEEVQPHASQRDYAKGFGGRYGVQKDRVDKSAAGFDEMAAPTSSYEKTRPLEAGASSGTSSLRLRFEHMAQSAEEESRRQAREHRLAQQQEIPPREKGHTGTGAASPAVPAGVPGGAAGDQPMSPGEQQEAKREDEEVPPTLPPRPADLDAEPCKVPSQGQPTYNVSLDVGGDYEELPEPSDYCDITSGSADYEELPAPLGKLDATYDFGGDGGEDYEVILPQEPRQSHLQLGNTESAAEGQSPGICAVALYDYQGDGDDEISFDPDDTITHIEMVDEGWWRGQCHGRVGLFPANYVKLLQ
- the LOC119708864 gene encoding hematopoietic lineage cell-specific protein-like isoform X1, producing MWKAVVGHNVSVKVEAQGDDWDTDPDFVNDISEREQRWGAKTIEGSGRAGHIDIHQLRNKVSEEHEVIKKKELETGPKASYGYGGKFGTERDRMDKCAVGHEYVADVGKHSSQTDAAQGFGGKFGVQRDRADKSALGFEYKSEVEKHSSQKDYSKGFGGRYGVERDKVDKAAVGFDYKSQTEKHDSQKDYSVGFGGKFGVQRDRQDKNALGWDHQEEVQPHASQRDYAKGFGGRYGVQKDRVDKSAAGFDEMAAPTSSYEKTRPLEAGASSGTSSLRLRFEHMAQSAEEESRRQAREHRLAQQQQEIPPREKGHTGTGAASPAVPAGVPGGAAGDQPMSPGEQQEAKREDEEVPPTLPPRPADLDAEPCKVPSQGQPTYNVSLDVGGDYEELPEPSDYCDITSGSADYEELPAPLGKLDATYDFGGDGGEDYEVILPQEPRQSHLQLGNTESAAEGQSPGICAVALYDYQGDGDDEISFDPDDTITHIEMVDEGWWRGQCHGRVGLFPANYVKLLQ